The stretch of DNA GGGAGCTTTTCATTTTTCTGGTAGAGAGATGTTTTAAGTCGTTAAAAATTATAAACAAACAGAAAGCTCGCAACATCGTTGCGGGCTTTTTTATTTAAGATGCCCCGTCTTGAAATAAGTCGATTTTGTGTCAACTTATTTCAGGACGGGGCATTCCATAAAAAAAAGCCTATCGAATAAATGATAGACTTTTAATTGTAAATTGTTAAAAGTATATTGTTAGATTACTTTTACGTTTACGGCGTTTAATCCTTTTTTGCCTTCTTGTAGATCGAATTCTACAGCATCACCTTCACGAATTTCATCGATAAGTCCTGAAATGTGTACGAAATGTTCTTTGTTGTTGTCGTCTTCAACGATAAATCCAAAACCTTTAGAATCATTGAAAAATTTTACGGTACCTTTACTCATTGTTTATACTATTAAGTTAATTTGTTTTTGTAAAGATAGTGCCAAATAATTTA from Flavivirga spongiicola encodes:
- a CDS encoding cold-shock protein; translated protein: MSKGTVKFFNDSKGFGFIVEDDNNKEHFVHISGLIDEIREGDAVEFDLQEGKKGLNAVNVKVI